The region AGTAGGTCGGATACCAGGCGAGGGAGCCGTAAAGCGTCAGCCCGAGAATCGTATTGCCCGCGAAAAACGACGCATAATAGCGGATCGCCTGCGCGCGGCTGCTGAAAATGCCGTAGCGATCCGTTCTGTCACTATGCTCTGGTACTGCGCCCGGACCATCTCCGCTTCGGGAAGGTTCGCGGACAGTCAGCAGGATGACAAGCGCAAGGATGAGACCGGGTGCGCCGACCATCATCAATGCTATGCGCCACGTCGCCTCATCACCGATGACCGGCAACCACCGGAGCGCCCCGGCATTCGCCAGGTCGATAATGAAACCGCCCACCAGATACGCCAACATCACCCCGGTCACTCCCGAGGCGATGAAGACGGCGCTTGGGGCGGAACGGCGGCCCTGCGCGAACATGTCCCCGATCAGCGAAATGCCGACTGGAGAAAGCACCGTCTCGCCCACTGCGAGGCCCATCCTGAAGACAAACAGTTGTTCGAACGAACGCGAGAATCCGGCGCCGGCCGTACACGCGCTCCAGATCAGCACGCCGGCGACGAGAAGGCGGACGCGGTTTCCCCGGTCGACCATCCAGGCGACCGGAATGCCGACGACCGCGAACAGGATCGCGAAAGCCGGCCCTATGAGCAGACCAATCTGGACGTCCGATACAGGCATGTCCGCCTGGATCGGCTCGACGAGAAGGGTCAGGATCAGACGGTCGACGTACGAGACGACGTAAAGAGTGGCGAGTAGCGCGACGACATACCAAGGCCTGTTAAGCATGAATTGAGCGCCTTACGCCGATTGCGCCGTGAAGGGCAGGGCAACCGGTATTCTCCTGCCCGAAGCCGGACCACTCACGGTCAATCCCGGTACCCCGGATTCACGCGATCAAGCTTGCGCAGCAACGCTGGCCAGACCAGATCCACGGCATATCGGGTGGCAAAGGGGCTTCTGCTAATGCCGAATTCCGCCTGCGTTCTTTCGATCACATCGGGGCACGCCGACTGCAGCGGCAATCCCATCGAAAGCGTGCGGACCTGCACGGAACAGGCCCATTCCAGAAAATACATGTTGAGGAATGCTTCGGCGACCGACGCCCCGACGGTGAGTGTACCGTGATTGCTCAGCAGCATCATGTCACAATCGCCAAGATCGAATGCCAGCCTTTCCCGTTCCGCGTCGTTGACTGCTACGCCCTCGAACTCATGCCGTGCGATGGATGCGCCCGCGATTATCGCTGTCTGGTTGAGCGGCAGGAGACCGGCGGCCGTCGCGGAAACCGCAACGCCGTCGCGCGTGTGCAGATGTATAACGCAGTTCGCGTCGGGCCGTGCCGCGTGAACCGCCGAGTGGATGACGAAGCCCGCCTTATTAACGGTGAAGGGCGTGTCCTGTAGCACTTCGCCATTATGATCGATCTTGACCAGGCTCGACGCTGTAACCTCTTCAAACATCAGTCCGAATGGGTTGATGAGGAAGCAATCCTTCCCTGGGACGCGGGCCGAAAGATGGGTGGCCAGCAGATCATCCCAGCCGAAATGGGCGACCAGGCGGTAGGCCGCAGCAAGATCGCGCCGCATCTTGCGCTCTTCTTGGTCTATCTCGGCGCAATTTGACGGCCACTTTTCGCGCCCGTGCCTGATTTCCATGGTTTCATCCTCCTTCAATCTATCAATGCGACCTGAACATCACGCTTTCCGGTGAAGGATTGTCTCCCATGAGCAGTGAGCTTGTTTTCGATGAGCAGCACATCACCTGCTTGCCACGGAAAATTCACGGAAGCGGTGCCAAGCGCGGCATAGATCGTGTCAAGTTCCGAATCCAGAATAGGCGAACCGTCCCCGTAGGTCGCGTCGAAAGCTCGCGGCAGATCGCCGTAGGCTGCTGTCATTCGGGCGAATCCGGCTTCCCCATAGGTGCCGAAGGTGAGGCGATGCTCCTTGCCCCCGAAACGATATTTCAGTCGCCCGGAGCGCGTGCCCGATGGCATGACGTAGAGATAGAGACCGTGAGCGTCGGAGAGCTTGTAGGGCTTCTCCTTGGGCTTGGCTGTTCGGCAGCGAACGTCCGTCAACACGCGGTGCCCCCCATGCCCCCGAATGTTCCCCCGAAACGGGGGCGCTGGGGTGTTCTTCCCTGATCTCGCATGAGACGATGCGTGAGGAGAAAGGCCAGCGATTGCAAGGGTTTTGATCCTGGCTGATCTTGCCAGAGAGGAAGATTTGGCTCCCCGAGTAGGATTCGAACCTACGGCCATTCGATTAACAGTCGAATGCTCTACCGCTGAGCTATCGGGGAGCAGCCCGGCTCTCGCTGGGCAGGCCGCGCCTATAGCAGCGGGATTCTTCGGATGGCAAGGGCAGAGTTGGGAATTTTTTCAGGCGATGAACTGTTCCGCAGCGATCCGGTCGTCCAGCGTATGTTCCGGGTCGAAAAGCAGCGTCAGCGGTGTGCCCCGATCAATCTGAACTTCCACCTGTGCGACATCGCGAACTTCCCGCTGATCGGCCACGGCGCTCACCGGTCGCTTGACGGGGTCAAGAACGCCGAAGCGTATTACCGTGTTTTCGGGCAGGATGGCCCCCCGCCAGCGGCGGGGACGGAAAGGGCTGATCGGGGTCAGCGCCACCAGCGCCGAACCCAGCGGCAATATGGGACCATGGGCCGAAAGATTGTAAGCTGTTGACCCGGCGGGCGTTGCCACCAGGACGCCGTCGCACACCAGTTCGGCCAGCGCGATACGCCCGTTCACATGCACTTCCAGCTTCGCCGTCTGGCGCGTTTCGCGCAGCAGCGACACTTCGTTGATAGCGGGGATCGAAAAGCGTTCACCATCGACCGTATCGACCGTCATGCGGAGTGGGTTGACCTTGAACGCCTTGGCCGCCTCTATCCGTTGTTCGAGCCGTTCCAGACGCCATTCATTCATCAGGAAACCTACGGTGCCGAGGTTCATGCCGAATACAGGCGTAATCCGGTGGCTTTCCAGCATCGAATGAAGCGTCTGTAGCATGAACCCGTCACCACCCAAGGCGATGATCATATCGGCCTGCTCAACGGGCACGAAGTCATAGGCGGCGCGCAGCCGTTCTTCGGCGGCTTTGGCGGCTTGGGTCGGAGAGGCGAGCAGCGCGCGCCGCGGTTCCTGGCTCATCCGCCGGTCACGCTCATATGCCGACCGACGGCAGCGGCGGGCGCGCCGGTGCCGATGCGGAAGTCGTGGGCAGCGGGCTTCAGGCGAAGCGCCCGATCGATCAGCGGCCCGACAGCGTTCAATCCGCCTTCCCGAAAGGCCGTCTTCAAATCCACATGATCTTCGTGCCCCAGACACATGAAGATTTTCCCCTCGCAGGTCATTCGCATGCGATTGCAGTCCGCGCAGAAATTATTGGTGAGCGGCGTGATTAAACCCAACCGAGCTGTCAGCCCACTCACCGCATGGTAACGCGACGGTCCCCCCGTCCGATGCGCAAGCGGACGAAGCTCATGATGTAACCGCAGCTGGTCTACGACCTTCGTCAGCGGCAGATAATGATCCATCCGGTCCTCGCCGGTTTCACCCAGCGGCATCGTTTCAATCAGAGTGAGGTCAAAGCCCTGCTGGTCGCACCAATAGAGCATCGGCAGGATTTCATCTTCATTGATGCCCTTCAACGCCACCATGTTGATCTTGACGGCCAGCCCGCTGGCCCTGGCTGCCGCAAGACCTTCCTGCACTGACCGGATATCGCCATTGCGGGTCACATGGGCGAAGCGTTCCGGATCGCGGCTATCCAGGCTGACATTGATCCGCCGTACGCCAGCGTCAAATAACGCATCCGCATGTTGGGCAAGCCTGGTGCCGTTTGTCGTCAGCGTCAGCTCGTCCAGCCCATCGCCCAGATGCCGTCCAATACGGCGCACAAGATCAATAATGTCGCGTCGCACCAGCGGTTCGCCGCCTGTCAGCCGGATCTTGCGGATCCCGCGGCTGATGAAGAGATCCGCGATCAGCGCAATCTCTTCCAGCGTCAATACCTGGTCTTTGGGCAGAAAGCTCATCCGTTCCGCCATGCAATAGCGGCAGCGCAGATCGCAGCGATCCGTTACCGAAATCCGCAAATAGCTGATCCGGCGGCCCAGCGCATCGGTAAGGCCGTTGCGCGCAAGATCGGGCTTGTCCATGCGGGACTAGCTAAGCCATGGCAAACCCCCGTGCAAGCACTGCCGGTTGCAGCATCGTGAACGGGTCGCTAACCCGTAGCTGTTATTTGCCGCCATGTGCTGTCCCTTAGGAGTTTCAATGTGAGCGGTGAGACCGCACTGCATGGCCAGCGCAGCCTTTTCATTCTGTCTCCCGGCGACCGCGACGGCCTGTCCGATGCGGCTCGCGGTGCAGGTTGGCGTGTGATTGCCGCCCGGCGCCCGACCGACGCGGCGCAGCGCTTCCTGCATAGCGATGCGCAGATCGCGATGGTGGATCTGCGAGAGACCTCCGATGGGGGTGGCCGACTGATAGCCTCGATGGCGTCAGCTGTGGAGGCGGGGGGAGGTGCGCTGATCGCACTGCTCGACGCCAACGTGCTAGGCTCTGCACCTGCGCTGTTGGAGGCCGGGGCCACCCATTTCCTTGCCGCGCCATTCTCGCCAGAACAGTTGGGCGCAACGCTTGCGTCCGCTCAGCGGCTGGTGGATCGCGTGGGGGGAGGCGTCACCCACAGCCAGCGCGCCCAACGCATCCGTCGCGGCGACGCACTGTTCTGGGAACTTGACCAAGGCGGGGGTTCGGTTCGGCTTAGTGACAATCTTGCCCGGCATTTGGGCCTCGGTTCCCAACTCATCAGTCCCGCGCTTTTCATGCGTTGCCTGCCGCGTTCGGAGCGGCGGTCGGTAATAGCAGTGTTGCGGGGCATGATGCGGTCGGGCCGGGCAGAGGCATTCGCTCACGCTGCTCCGGGCCGTCCAGACGACCGCCTCGTCCATCACCTTCGCCTGGTTGATGGGACCGTGGCGGCCGATGTCGAATGGCTGTCCGAGTCTCATGGTCATGACGGTGCGGGCCGCGACGACCTCACCGGGCTGCGATCCCGCCAGGCAGCTCTTGATTGGCTGGATAAGCGAGCCGGGCTGCCGACGACAATCCTGCTGCTGTCAATCAGCCAGTTTGACCGTATGAATGCCGCTTATGGGGAGGTAGTTGGTGACGCGCTGCTGGGCCGCATCGCTCGCCGAATCGAGCGGATGACCGCCGATGCCGCGCCCGGCGCCATCGTGGCGCGTATCGCGGGCACGGAGTTTCTCGTTGGATTGACGGGGGAGGCGGCGGCCAGCGACCACGCGACCTTGCTTGCCCGGCAGCTTATCGGCGCGATCGGCCGTCCGTTCAGCGCGGGCGATCACCTTATTCGCCTCACCGCGCGCTGCGGCATCGCACAATCGCGCGCCGATGATGACGCCACCCGCCTGCTACGCCGCGCTGGAACGGCCCTGGCCGACGCCAGGGCGGGGGGTGGGGAGGGTATCCGCATCTTTTCAGCCGAAAAGCGTAGTCGGCAGGTGGATGCCGATCAGCTGGAAACCGATCTTCGCCTGGCGCTTGATCGAGGCGAGATCGGCATCGTTTTTCAGCCTCAATATCCGGTGGATGGCATTCATATGACCGGGGTGGAGGCGTTGGCGCGCTGGAACCATCCGCAATATGGCGCGCTTGGCGCAGGGATGCTCTTCGCCACCGCAGAGCGATCCGACTATATGCTCCCTCTGTCGGCCCATATTCAGGCCGAAGCACTTAAGCAGGCCGCGGCATGGCCTCGTGCGCTTTCGCATCTGCGCCTGTCGATAAATGTCACCGCCGCCGACATCGCGCAGCCCGGCTTCCTGGGGCAGTTTCTCGCCTTGGTGGATGCGAGCGGATTCCCGCGTGCGAGGCTGACTGTGGAGATCACCGAAAGCGGCCTTATCGAAAATGTCGGTGCCGCGACGGCGCTGCTGACCGCACTGCGCGCCGCAGGGCTTGCCGTGGCCGTAGATGACTTTGGCACCGGCTATTCCAGTCTAGCCTACCTCAAGAGCTTGCCGCTCGATTATCTGAAGATCGATAGCGGGTTGGCGCAGGACATCGCCGGGACGGCGCGTGATCGCATCATCGTGCGGGGCGTCATTCACATGGCCAAGTCCCTGGGCCTCGCTGTCATTGCCGAAGGCGTGGAAACGCAACAGCAGCTCGATTTGCTCGCTCGTGAGGGGTGTGACTATTATCAGGGCTTTCTACGTTCTGCGGGCATCTCGTCGATGGATCTCGTGGCGATGGCGCTGAAGGTCTGATCCCGGCTCGGCCGGTGGCAGACATACGAGCAGATCGACGGGCGAGGGGCTAAAGAGCCAGGCCCACCCGCCCTATGAGCCTTGCTCCTGCGTGACGCGATCCCGGTCCATCAATGCTGCTGTTGGCGTACCGCACCCCGGCGAACCAGCATCCCTTCAGATAATCGATGCTGATGCCATGATCCCAGTAAACGCCGTCAGGCCTTAGCCGGGCTGCCTTAACAGGGGCGCGCACATCACCGGACGACCGTCCAATCCGTCCCGAAATCGTGAATGGCGTTCCGGGTACGCCAACCGTCGCCAAAGCCGAGAGATAGAGATTGTCGCCACCGATGGAGGATTGCCGCGGCGCGTAGCTGGCGTTCAGGTCGATGTTCGCCGGGCCGATCAAAAAGCCGACGCCTCCGCCTACCTCACCATAACCCAAACCCGATGCGCCCGGAAAAAGATGGTAGCGCGCCTCTGTCGATAGCCTCCATCCGCCAATCTGCCTCACATAGCTTCCGCCTAAATCGACGACGGCATCCGCGC is a window of Sphingobium sp. MI1205 DNA encoding:
- a CDS encoding MFS transporter, which translates into the protein MLNRPWYVVALLATLYVVSYVDRLILTLLVEPIQADMPVSDVQIGLLIGPAFAILFAVVGIPVAWMVDRGNRVRLLVAGVLIWSACTAGAGFSRSFEQLFVFRMGLAVGETVLSPVGISLIGDMFAQGRRSAPSAVFIASGVTGVMLAYLVGGFIIDLANAGALRWLPVIGDEATWRIALMMVGAPGLILALVILLTVREPSRSGDGPGAVPEHSDRTDRYGIFSSRAQAIRYYASFFAGNTILGLTLYGSLAWYPTYLIRRHGISASQAGYVFSTALALGVLLTLAIPILAERIAVKGRRDLILFLPLLILPVGAAFFAASLMQASLWGATASLALGFSLLSSVNALPSITIPQTAPAHLRGRLVAVIQLCNNAGSLSIGSFLVPALADQLFSGSAALGSALLLLAAVTLPFAWLLFFSAWLPYRRAVYARVASEPEEPNITLCNRSGAGP
- a CDS encoding class II aldolase/adducin family protein, with protein sequence MRRDLAAAYRLVAHFGWDDLLATHLSARVPGKDCFLINPFGLMFEEVTASSLVKIDHNGEVLQDTPFTVNKAGFVIHSAVHAARPDANCVIHLHTRDGVAVSATAAGLLPLNQTAIIAGASIARHEFEGVAVNDAERERLAFDLGDCDMMLLSNHGTLTVGASVAEAFLNMYFLEWACSVQVRTLSMGLPLQSACPDVIERTQAEFGISRSPFATRYAVDLVWPALLRKLDRVNPGYRD
- a CDS encoding Arm DNA-binding domain-containing protein — translated: MLTDVRCRTAKPKEKPYKLSDAHGLYLYVMPSGTRSGRLKYRFGGKEHRLTFGTYGEAGFARMTAAYGDLPRAFDATYGDGSPILDSELDTIYAALGTASVNFPWQAGDVLLIENKLTAHGRQSFTGKRDVQVALID
- a CDS encoding NAD kinase, with the protein product MSQEPRRALLASPTQAAKAAEERLRAAYDFVPVEQADMIIALGGDGFMLQTLHSMLESHRITPVFGMNLGTVGFLMNEWRLERLEQRIEAAKAFKVNPLRMTVDTVDGERFSIPAINEVSLLRETRQTAKLEVHVNGRIALAELVCDGVLVATPAGSTAYNLSAHGPILPLGSALVALTPISPFRPRRWRGAILPENTVIRFGVLDPVKRPVSAVADQREVRDVAQVEVQIDRGTPLTLLFDPEHTLDDRIAAEQFIA
- the moaA gene encoding GTP 3',8-cyclase MoaA; this translates as MDKPDLARNGLTDALGRRISYLRISVTDRCDLRCRYCMAERMSFLPKDQVLTLEEIALIADLFISRGIRKIRLTGGEPLVRRDIIDLVRRIGRHLGDGLDELTLTTNGTRLAQHADALFDAGVRRINVSLDSRDPERFAHVTRNGDIRSVQEGLAAARASGLAVKINMVALKGINEDEILPMLYWCDQQGFDLTLIETMPLGETGEDRMDHYLPLTKVVDQLRLHHELRPLAHRTGGPSRYHAVSGLTARLGLITPLTNNFCADCNRMRMTCEGKIFMCLGHEDHVDLKTAFREGGLNAVGPLIDRALRLKPAAHDFRIGTGAPAAAVGRHMSVTGG
- a CDS encoding putative bifunctional diguanylate cyclase/phosphodiesterase encodes the protein MSGETALHGQRSLFILSPGDRDGLSDAARGAGWRVIAARRPTDAAQRFLHSDAQIAMVDLRETSDGGGRLIASMASAVEAGGGALIALLDANVLGSAPALLEAGATHFLAAPFSPEQLGATLASAQRLVDRVGGGVTHSQRAQRIRRGDALFWELDQGGGSVRLSDNLARHLGLGSQLISPALFMRCLPRSERRSVIAVLRGMMRSGRAEAFAHAAPGRPDDRLVHHLRLVDGTVAADVEWLSESHGHDGAGRDDLTGLRSRQAALDWLDKRAGLPTTILLLSISQFDRMNAAYGEVVGDALLGRIARRIERMTADAAPGAIVARIAGTEFLVGLTGEAAASDHATLLARQLIGAIGRPFSAGDHLIRLTARCGIAQSRADDDATRLLRRAGTALADARAGGGEGIRIFSAEKRSRQVDADQLETDLRLALDRGEIGIVFQPQYPVDGIHMTGVEALARWNHPQYGALGAGMLFATAERSDYMLPLSAHIQAEALKQAAAWPRALSHLRLSINVTAADIAQPGFLGQFLALVDASGFPRARLTVEITESGLIENVGAATALLTALRAAGLAVAVDDFGTGYSSLAYLKSLPLDYLKIDSGLAQDIAGTARDRIIVRGVIHMAKSLGLAVIAEGVETQQQLDLLAREGCDYYQGFLRSAGISSMDLVAMALKV
- a CDS encoding TorF family putative porin encodes the protein MPFATLPRTEIRLALAVGLIACASAYPARAQYAQGVSATIEAASDERRRGLSWSEGDPVLRGSVSVPVVQGFSLDGTAVSLWGSDRHGGADAVVDLGGSYVRQIGGWRLSTEARYHLFPGASGLGYGEVGGGVGFLIGPANIDLNASYAPRQSSIGGDNLYLSALATVGVPGTPFTISGRIGRSSGDVRAPVKAARLRPDGVYWDHGISIDYLKGCWFAGVRYANSSIDGPGSRHAGARLIGRVGLAL